GTAAAATAAGACCTCAGATATTTGGTGAGGAAAATGTCCTGCAGGGAAAGGAACTCGAGAAAGGTGCGGCAACTCTAACTATTAATATTCTGATCGTTAGACATAAGCAAACTTACCACATATactgaatacattttaatgagtTCTTCTTAGTCCATTGCACTCTCTTTTGGACCATCCATatgcatgttttcacaaacgATATGAATCAGCACGCAGCTCACACTGCAGACCACTAAACTTAACATAagggaatatttatatatatatatattacagtataccCCTTGAATGGCCTGTGGCACATACATCCACTCTGTTGGGCACAGGGATGGAGCGGCCAATCAAACTACTGAGCACATCTGTGTTGCCAAGAAGAATGGTCGCCATAGCAACCTTGTACATCCCATATCTTTACAATGAGGATGGTCGGTTGGATCGGAGGGATGAGACCTCACAGGTGTGACGAAAGACAAATACTCGAGGACTAACTGCCATGGTGACCTGATGGAAGGCAAACAGGAAACAATATATGATGTTGCTGTCAAAAAATATTTACAATCTATACAGATGATATAATTCTCAGTGCATCTTTGTTTCTCATCCCTGTTTGACAGAGTATCGCTTGTATGGTTTATTCCAAACCAGTCCTGAGGATGGATACAGCTGTCTCTTTTGGTCTATTGATATTCAGTCTGAAAACTGTCATGGAGGCTTTGGGTCACAAATCGCCCAGCAACCATGTCTGGTGCTGTCATTATGGTTCACACGGGAATTAGAGGAGTACCGATACTGTGGAAATAACACTTGGGGTAGAAAAACAACCAAACACAACATTTCTCCTTATTATATGTGAGTGTAATATGTGGGAAGAGGTGGATACCTTGATGGGGTAATCTGTCTCTAAATGTGAAGTATTATATAATTTAAACCATTTGGCCAAAGCAGAACtgcgttgtttttttaacacagTAATGCTTGGTTACACAGGTGGTGACAAAATATAATATAGGTGCGAAAATGTCTTGGAAACGATATCTATAATCTGACACCAACACATTCTCACCCCATTGTGACATTTACTTCAAACCATGACGTTCTCTTTTTCCAAGTCAACGCATACGTCTGTGAAAACCTTCATGTAATCAGAAATTGTTTCTTTTGTGCGTGTTCTGCTCTTCAATGTTCACATTTAGACATGAAACCAGCTGCTCACACCAGCTGGAGGGCGTGTTAACATCCCATAACTGTGCTCTGCACGAGTCGAGCGAGGATTCAAGATTGTGGGAACAAAGTTAGGGGGGTCTAATCTTCAGTGTGAGTCATCCTCGATTATAACACTGAGTTCCCACAAGGGCAGCTCACAGTGAGCGCTGTGTGTGAAAAGGGCACGGCTGTCACTCAAACGCCACATCCTGATCCTTCCCTCAGTATCAGAGGAAATGGCACAATGTCTGAGAAATATAGAAACGAGAAAGAAAGATAACttgagtgtgtgtttacctgggcCTGTTTGCAGGAGGGTGCTGACGAGTGGCGCCGTATCCGTCATCGCTTTGTTACTATGGTTACTGTGACTTGACGACATGCTCCCACTCCTTGTTTGATTTGTTCGTGCCATGAACTCCACTGGATTCTGATGCAAGGCTGCATGTGTTGTTAAACTGCTAGGGGACGACTACAAGGACCTGTTTTTATAATGTCCGGGTTACAGGGTTCTAAAATGTTCACAGTTAAAGCTGCAAATGTAATAAATTCGGATTCTATCTCAAGATTCATTGTCTTCCTTACAAACTTTCAGTGAAATATCGCAACAACTGTCGGACAGATTGCCCTGAAGTTTGACACAGACACGCGTGGTGCCCGGAAGATGACTCTGCATGACTTTCCGTCTAGAGCCACCAGCAGGTTGTCGTTTGTGGTTTTGAGTGAAACGTCTCGAGTACAGAACGATTAATATGGTGTTTGGTTAAAGGTGCAATTCATGGGAATTGGAGCACTAATAAAGCAGCAAATGAGTATTATCTTTGTAAAGGCATGGAGTTATGTGTTTGCTGTAGTTTGCACTGTTAGGGCTGTTCGCACCGTTAGCTGCAAGCCACCGCCATGCTGAAAGCTGCGTGAAGGCAATAGATCTCGTGTGACCTTTAAGACATTCACGTTTCCCTCAGGATGAGCTGCAAACACCTTTATTATCTCTCCATCAACAGGTCGCTAATATTGTGGTTTATGACCACATTCCCATGAGCATCAGCTGTGATTTGTGTTTGGTGCCGATTAGAAACTGTtatcatgctaacatgctaaactaAGATGGTTAACATGGTAAACATGGTACGGTTCTGCATCTCCGTGTTTACATTGTGTGAACATGCTGACATGAGCCTAAATCAACGCTGTGCCTAAGAATAACCTCACAGCTCTCTCCTTAGTTAAAAAATAAACCCATGTTAACACCTCAAATGCACACTCATTAAAATGTCAAGTTGCttctggttgcctggcaacctcaTGGTAATTATAAGACGCGAGCATATTGTCATGGTCTGCTCATGGATGTAATTAGAAAGCTTAGTATAGTGGCGCTAAGTTTCGCTGCTATTTTCTCTAGTGGCCACTCGAGGTATTGCAATTAACAAAATCAGCTGCCTAAAAGCATTTCCCCAAAGAGACACTGCTATAAAAGAGACATCTCTAAAACGCAGAACAGGACAGTTGAAATGGCAAacaatgtcatgtaatgtatgATTATATTGTTTACGTTTAAAATGTTGAAGTTACAATATCTAAGATTTCTGTTTGGTTTTCTTTGGTGGCATCAGCAAAGACCAAAatattttttctaaatgttttcgAATCAAACTTTCCAAAGATCCAAACAATGTCGCCTCTGTGCCTCTTGTGATTTTTCCAGGCAGCAACCTCTTGTTCTAAAAAATGACACCAATGCTGAAATGCCTCCAACTTGCATTCTTactaatggccatcagggggcgactaaACATTATTTTGACCACAGACGCAACTTGTGATTCAAAACTGCAAATTGTTTCCTAATTGGAAGATAGCCAGTGATTTTACAGGCATTTATTTGAATAAAGATCTTTAAGATTATAGGGCTTAGGGCTTCTGTCTGTTAACTAAGCTAACCGCCGGCTAAGCTAACCGCCGGCACTCAATGTCTTCATAATGAACTGACAAACATTGCTGTTTCCTGGCTTTGCTTTCTCTGTGACTCAGAAACACTCACGCCTCAAAGCTTTTACAGATGTGTTTTCATCTTGAATTAAGAAAGCTGTTAATTGTCAAATATGAGTGTTATTAACAAAGTGGCTGATGGGAGTTTTCGAAACTCAGACGGGAGCTCTTTTTTTCATACATATCTGTGATGTgaaatgtaaacacactgtgagGGTGTTTAAATGTTAAGAAATCAAGAAATGCTTCATTTCTAGACGTTTTGGGAGGAAGTGTTAAGAAGACACTCGCTGAATCCAGATGTGGAAACTCAGCCCAGACTGAAGTTTTATGTAATCTGACTGACTGAAGGGTCCGTGTGACTTTACAAGGACGCAGAGGAACGAGACGGAATAAAAAGGTAAAATCCTTGCCGCCCCACTCGTTGCCGTGGGATACCGCAATCACAAAACATGACACAGGAAGCAGAAACTGACCATGCGCTCATGATCATACATGTATCATCCGCTCACGAGGCAGATGAGATGATAATATTTTAATTCGACACAGTGGTGGAGGTGCTTTGTGTCTTCCCATTCTTGCACTTAATGCAGATAATGTGTCATCATTCCCTCTCTTTGATGTGTTAATGCTCGCTGGCATTTAGCCATTTAGTGCAATGACCAAAGGGAAGTTATTACCACACAACTGGATATGAGTCCAGATTCCCTGCAGTCTGATAAAACAACCAAATTGCGATTCCTGATATCTTAAAAAGCAGCCTTTTAGCCAAAAATAAACCAACCACACAAACGTAGCCTTCTTTTGTTTAATAGAAGTGAGTTTGAACTATTATTTGGGGGTTAGCTGCCTGTTCTTCTGTTTTTCAGAAACAAATATATTCTGAGACTTattatctttcttttcctttaaaaaaggaaatctGAATAGATTGACATTTTTAATGTGGGTATGATGTAAGTGTCATTACATTTTAAACTGTGAATTATGTGCTGCTATTGCAAAGTCCAGTATGGTCATTTTGGAGGCTGTTGAATTGTGTTACGTTACACTGAGAGGTTTCTCTATTGCTTtgagaattaaaaaatatatatagattcatGAGGGCATTGTATCAGATTGCATTATATTCAACTACAGTCTGCATTATAAACTGGAGAGCCAGTGCATATCCTCCATTAAAAGTTCAGGGTTTCCTACCAGAAAGAGGAGCAATTGTACAAATCCAACAACAAGtacatattttctttatgaatggAGGTGGTTTGTTATAGCAGATAATATACATGGACATTCTGAGATTACTCAAATAAAGTTGAGCACTTcgaatatataatacataaaataatgcagtaaaatatgagagaaaaaaacacaacaatcacCACCCCACCCCAACCCTGCTAAaaagagtgaagaggaggacatgTTGGAGGTGTGTTGATCTCCTGGAGGGTGATCTGCTCTGAAGCACTCACTGTAAAAGTTATCTGATCAaagcaggaccaggaccagaaccaggacatGACTGTGTGTCCAGGCTGATCATTGACTCACTGACATCTGAGCATCCTGACTGTTACGAGCACAGCCACGAGGATGATTACTGTACAATCCccagttgatgatgatgatggtgaggaAATTCCATCTTTCAtattttatctctctctctccggtccAAGGATGACTCCTCAATAAAAAGCAACCGGTAATGAGAGCGTGGGCAGTATTGGCAGCTTTACTTTGAACACGACCATGTTCCATTAGCTCCCTCCTAAAGTCACCAATAAGGGAACAAAAAGCTGATTTTTTctctcaaaacaaaaacaactctgACTCAGTGCTGTCTGGCTCTCTGCTTccattcctccctccctccacatgTATCCTCACAATAATGCTCTACAGAGAAAAGGAATAATGCACTCCTGGTTTTGTCCCTTTTACTCATGGTGTGCTGCTAAAAAATAAGTAGAGTGTTATTTTGTTCTGGCATCATAGGTCGTGTAGTTTTGGCTaccaaactgaaatctaaaTGTCTTAAATGCAGggtgtttcttcttctgacaAACTGTATATACAGCAATTAATATCATAACATGTCAGCAGTCTCATGAACAGCTGCAGGGGGAACGACCCAGGAGAAAAGAAGCACACTGTCCGGCACCAGACTTGGAGACTTTCCATTCCACCCTCAAAAACAGAAGTTCAATGAAGAGATGAATGACTAAGTGCAGTGTGCTCCATTTGATTTAAAAGTTGCTCTGAAGTCCAGAGGCTATATTTTTAGCACGGGTTGGGTGCAGAATCACCTTAGCAACAACAAGTAATGGCGCCACAGAAGTGAACATCACAGGATAAATGTGAAAACAAATCATCACAAGAAAAGGAGATgagtttttcctttaaaaagggaaatctgATTACATTGACATTTTTAATGTGGGTATCATGTAAATGTCATTAAATCTGAATCTCTGTGAATTATGTGCTGCGATTCTATTGCAAAGTCCAGTATGGTCACTTTGGAGGCTGTTGAATTGTGTTACGTTACACTGACAGGTTTTTTCAAATATCGTTGACTTGGCCGCTCCTCTGGATCCCTTTCCTGCTccccatctttttttttcaaatatacacattaaaaattaaaaatgtaaatctcTTGTAATGGTATCGTGTGCAACAATTTGGAAAAGCATTGTAACCAACTCTCTTACGCTCTGTGGATCCATCTGTAAAGAGACGTTGCTCTCATCGGGGTCACTGAACGGCGGTTCTCTGGCTCCACCTTGTGGCCACGTGGAGAAGGTGCAACCACAAGTGAAGCGCGGAGCCtccgcttttcttttctttttcctttttttccccagattGTGATTCTCCGCCAAGTTGAGCTACACGTCAGAAGGGGGCCTGTACTGGTGACTGGACGTGTGCAGCGCGCGTCAGAAGGTTCCCGGATGCACCGAACAGAAACATGGAACGGGTGGTGGTGGAAGTGCCGATCAACAACGGTGAGACACGTTACCACCTCCACGTCGAACGCGCCCTTCCGATCACTTTACATTAACGAATCTCCTAAACCGCGTTTAGGTGTTTCTCTCGGGTCGCGAGcacacgctcctcctcctcctccccctcctcctctgacgcATGCGTGGCTCGGCATTGATCGCGCTGCTGTAGCCTCCGTAGGAGCTATCGGGGCTTTTCGGGCCGCTCGCCTCGTGTccgtgtgtacgtgcgtgtaGCAGCCGGCTTTCTGGACGTGTGCGCAGCACAGAGGCCCACTCAGTACACAGTTTAGATCACGTTACATTCAACTTTATTGACATTGTGCAGAGTCGGACTACAAGTGTTGAGACAAAGTAATGCACGTCAGCCTCGTGTTTATcgtatgtatgcatgttattAGCATCTTATAACACGAGTAGAGAGGAACTGACCCACTGACCCCCATGCTCAGCGCACACCGGTCAGTTTAATATCATGTGCAGTGTTATTCCATGAACTGCCGTGGTTTAGTGATAACAGTATTATGTTGGTAACAAGTGATTTCAGCCAATGATAATGTGGCTGTGGgatgttgtttatttgttctcttTTGAAGAAGGTCCAGACTGTCactgtgaatatttattattctgTTCTATCTCCACCCTTTAGGTTTTTCCCTCTCTGGCCACTCCACAGCCCCACGGAAGCGCCAGGTGCGCTTTTCAGCGCGCCATGACATCATCCTGCTGCGGGAGGTTATCGGCCAGAACCCCTTTGCCTCCAAAGAGCCAGGTAGGTCCGGTTCTTACAGGGCCGGTCCGCTTGAACACACTCGAATGCTTTTCAGATGCTGAGAGCTGCGGTGCCCGCATGATACGTCACAAATATATAGAGTGACATTTAACTCAGGAATGACTTTATATGTATTCTTTGTGTGTGAATTCATTCTTCGTCATCAGGGCGGATCTGGGCTCGTGTGGGGGAGATCATCACTGAAGCGCTCCAAGATGAAAGCTTTGAGGTGGATGCCAGGAGGTGTAGGGAGAGGACCATGCTGCTGCTGGACTACTACAAGAAACAAGACTTCCCCAGTCTACGCAGGTTGGTTTTAGTCAGCGGGAGCAAACTGAGCTGTTTCACGGGGTAATAACCGGATGCGTAGaaagtgtgatgtgtgtgtgcttctggtgCGCTCAGATTTGGAACGGAGAGGTTGTACGCCCAAAAGGAAGACCTGCTCCACGAGGTTTTGGAGCTGGAGGCTGAGAAGGGGCTCCTGGCCAGCGGCGAGAACACAAAGTACCAGGTGGGTGTTGTGTTAGGAGAAAGAAGGGAAGGTCAACGAAGGTGACCAGAATCTTATCCTAGAAAGATGTGTTTCAGGAGAGACTGAGCGTATCATTTGCATCTTGTCAGCGCTTCATGCTGCAATTTCTGTCAACAGCAGTACTTCTGAGTTATAGACGTGTTATTTGCCGActgaagtctatgattcatcacaactgaaaatacatgaatattaacACCACAGAATGTTTTATAGTCCAGTGCAGGGCCGGACAATACGGTATATtggtattttatttgtaaatatcgTGATATTTTCAAGATCTTAAGATATGTTGTCATATGCTCAGTTAACGGACAGTTACTCGGTACAATGGAAAACGTACTTTGCTCGGTCGTCCTTCCACACACTATTACAATAACGTAACATTTTAAGCAAACatgtcatttaaataaacattaagAATACAAAAAGAGGTAAATGCTAAtagtataaataatatatatatacactaccgttcaaaagtttgggatcacccagacaatttcgtgtcttccatgaaaaatcacacttttatttatcaaatgaatataaaatatagtcaagacattgacaaggttagaaataatgattaatatttgaaatattaattttgttctacaaacttcaagctcaaaggaaggccagttgtatagcttatatcaccagcataactgttttcagctgtgctaacataattgcacgggttttctaatcagatattagtcttctaaggcgattagcaaacacaatgtaccattagaacactggagtgatagttgctgtaaatgggcctctatacacctatggagatatttcattagaaaccagacgtttccacctagaatattaatttaccacattaacaatgtatagagtgtatttttgattaatttaatgttatctttattgaaaaaacagtgcttttctttgaaaaataaagtcatttctaagtgatcccaaacttttgaacggtagtgtatatgtaatataataaatatacaaatatacaaaaaaaataaggcACAGAAATGTGGGAACAGTATTGTACAATCAGTTTCACTAAGTATGGTAGTGACATGAAGTCACAACAGCAGTCGTTGACAATTCAGtaatgagtttgtgtgtgtgtgagtggggggggggggggggggctagttgAGGGAGCTGTTCACCAGCCTGATGGAAAAAATAGACTGTTTGCCAGTCTTGTGAAAATATAATT
The nucleotide sequence above comes from Pseudoliparis swirei isolate HS2019 ecotype Mariana Trench chromosome 24, NWPU_hadal_v1, whole genome shotgun sequence. Encoded proteins:
- the si:dkey-45d16.4 gene encoding uncharacterized protein si:dkey-45d16.4 isoform X2: MERVVVEVPINNGFSLSGHSTAPRKRQVRFSARHDIILLREVIGQNPFASKEPGRIWARVGEIITEALQDESFEVDARRCRERTMLLLDYYKKQDFPSLRRFGTERLYAQKEDLLHEVLELEAEKGLLASGENTKYQDDELRRRAMEELTLPEQDKPNITITQTPAEPEDCHEEMVELSAAPTAKRPCQCCCQTYSEILSFLEKRSDAEQRLREEELALRREELEIQRSKITLERERLAAERKEREQRFELESQERQVILDLLKEKVLKG
- the si:dkey-45d16.4 gene encoding uncharacterized protein si:dkey-45d16.4 isoform X1 produces the protein MERVVVEVPINNGFSLSGHSTAPRKRQVRFSARHDIILLREVIGQNPFASKEPGRIWARVGEIITEALQDESFEVDARRCRERTMLLLDYYKKQDFPSLRRFGTERLYAQKEDLLHEVLELEAEKGLLASGENTKYQDDELRRRAMEELTLPEQDKPNITITQTPAAEPEDCHEEMVELSAAPTAKRPCQCCCQTYSEILSFLEKRSDAEQRLREEELALRREELEIQRSKITLERERLAAERKEREQRFELESQERQVILDLLKEKVLKG